A section of the Zavarzinella sp. genome encodes:
- the cysW gene encoding sulfate ABC transporter permease subunit CysW, whose product MTPATRRVLPGFGLGLSTTVLYLAVLVLIPLLAALWQATRLSWGEFTAAVWSERAIAAYRLTLTASFAAGLINVVLGLIVAWTLVRYEFPGKRILDALVDVPFALPTAVAGLVYASLYVPNGWLGQWLVPLGIEGAYTRTGIILVLTFTGFPFVIRTVQPVLEDIDRETEQAAETLGANRWQVFRHVLLPVLVPPAITGFTLAFARAIGEYGSVIFMSSNMPFMTEIAPVLIVSRLEEFAYREASAIAMVLLAMSFVLLIVINLLERWSQPGSAPRSVRRVGHLLVQGISWPFAKILAQVITEKEVSNEVVLRPIPTRPWVRWALIGTTAFIIIWLVAIPLANVFVEAFRTGFWKYWTYLVSDKDTRHAIYLTLIVAPLAVALNTVFGVAAAYTIARFRFPGRTLLTSLIDIPFSVSPVVVGLAFVLLFGLHSPLGLWLKTHGYQIIFAPPALVLATAFVTVPFVARELLPMMEAQGAEEEIAARSLGANAWQMFWYVTLPNIRWGLLYGIILCNARAMGEFGAIYVVSGRISGKTDTMPLRVEKLFQEYQQPAAFAVASILTMLALATLLLKVVVEQRLKQEKHAPPE is encoded by the coding sequence ATGACTCCAGCGACACGTCGCGTGTTGCCCGGTTTCGGCCTCGGGTTGAGCACCACCGTGCTTTACCTGGCAGTTCTGGTGCTGATCCCGCTGTTGGCAGCGTTGTGGCAGGCAACCCGCTTAAGCTGGGGGGAATTTACTGCTGCAGTATGGAGTGAACGGGCTATTGCCGCCTACCGCCTGACCCTGACAGCATCATTTGCCGCTGGGTTGATCAATGTTGTGCTTGGCCTGATCGTCGCCTGGACGTTAGTACGTTACGAATTTCCCGGCAAAAGGATTCTGGATGCATTGGTGGATGTGCCGTTTGCACTTCCTACCGCGGTTGCTGGCCTGGTTTACGCCAGTCTGTATGTTCCGAACGGTTGGTTAGGTCAATGGTTAGTACCGTTAGGGATCGAAGGTGCCTACACCCGGACTGGAATTATTCTGGTGCTGACATTTACTGGTTTTCCGTTTGTAATCCGCACCGTACAACCCGTGCTGGAAGATATCGATCGCGAAACAGAACAGGCTGCTGAAACCCTGGGTGCAAATCGCTGGCAAGTGTTCCGGCACGTTCTTTTACCCGTACTGGTGCCACCTGCAATTACCGGATTTACCCTGGCCTTTGCACGGGCGATTGGGGAATACGGTTCTGTCATTTTCATGAGCAGTAATATGCCATTCATGACGGAAATTGCCCCGGTATTGATAGTTTCTCGGCTGGAAGAATTTGCGTACCGCGAAGCTTCGGCGATTGCGATGGTGTTACTGGCGATGTCTTTCGTGTTACTGATTGTGATCAATTTGCTGGAACGCTGGAGTCAGCCCGGTTCCGCACCACGCTCCGTTCGAAGGGTGGGGCACCTGCTTGTACAAGGAATTAGTTGGCCTTTTGCAAAAATTCTAGCGCAAGTCATTACAGAAAAAGAAGTTAGCAACGAAGTTGTTTTGCGGCCAATCCCCACCCGACCGTGGGTACGTTGGGCATTAATCGGCACGACGGCATTCATTATCATTTGGTTGGTGGCAATCCCACTGGCGAATGTATTTGTGGAAGCATTCCGCACCGGGTTCTGGAAATACTGGACCTATCTGGTTTCGGATAAAGATACCCGACATGCAATTTATTTGACGCTAATCGTTGCGCCACTGGCAGTTGCGCTCAATACGGTCTTTGGAGTGGCTGCCGCTTATACCATCGCCCGCTTTCGCTTTCCTGGCCGCACACTGTTGACATCGCTGATCGATATCCCGTTCAGTGTTTCGCCTGTTGTGGTGGGATTGGCATTTGTCTTATTGTTTGGTCTGCATTCTCCATTAGGATTGTGGCTGAAGACCCATGGTTACCAGATTATTTTTGCCCCACCTGCACTGGTATTGGCCACCGCGTTTGTAACGGTGCCATTTGTTGCCAGAGAACTGCTGCCGATGATGGAGGCCCAGGGTGCTGAAGAGGAAATTGCTGCCCGCAGCCTGGGTGCAAACGCCTGGCAGATGTTCTGGTATGTGACACTCCCCAACATTCGCTGGGGCCTGCTATACGGCATTATTCTTTGCAACGCACGGGCAATGGGGGAATTTGGTGCCATTTACGTCGTCAGTGGGCGAATCAGTGGCAAAACAGACACGATGCCACTTCGCGTTGAGAAACTGTTTCAGGAATACCAGCAACCAGCCGCATTTGCAGTTGCTTCAATTCTGACAATGCTGGCTCTGGCAACATTATTGCTGAAAGTGGTTGTAGAACAACGGTTAAAGCAGGAAAAACATGCCCCACCTGAATGA
- a CDS encoding sulfate/molybdate ABC transporter ATP-binding protein — protein MSIHVQNVSKRFGNFQALDRVSLNVPEGALLALLGPSGSGKTTLLRVIAGLEQADEGTVYQSEVDVTRRSVRHRNFGFVFQHYALFKHMTVFENVAFGLRIRKWKEADIRQRVQELLHLIRLDNVGERYPAQLSGGQRQRIALARALAARPAVMLLDEPFGALDAKVRVELRQWLRKLHDEVPVTTIFVTHDQEEAFEVADKVVVMNSGRIEQQGTPQEVFDHPANEFVMDFLGHVNVFHGRVHEGKAIVGDLEFDLPYSQVNGPTKVFIRPHDLDLDVQTNGTACLQATVRHVTPSGSVTRVTVVVVSTGMELHVDLPPARYAELQIKKGDTVYAMPKKIRVFEPEYSI, from the coding sequence ATGAGTATTCATGTCCAAAATGTTTCGAAACGCTTTGGAAACTTTCAGGCACTCGATCGTGTGTCGCTGAATGTTCCCGAAGGTGCCTTGTTGGCACTGCTGGGCCCGTCTGGCTCTGGGAAAACTACCTTACTGCGGGTGATTGCTGGCCTGGAGCAGGCCGATGAAGGGACCGTCTATCAATCGGAAGTGGATGTCACCCGGAGGTCGGTGCGGCACCGTAACTTTGGCTTTGTTTTCCAGCACTATGCCTTGTTCAAACATATGACTGTGTTTGAAAATGTGGCTTTTGGGTTACGAATCCGCAAATGGAAAGAAGCAGACATTCGCCAACGGGTACAGGAATTACTGCACCTGATTCGTCTCGACAATGTGGGGGAACGCTATCCCGCGCAATTATCTGGCGGACAACGTCAACGGATTGCACTGGCACGTGCACTGGCTGCCCGGCCTGCCGTGATGCTGCTGGATGAACCGTTTGGTGCATTGGATGCGAAAGTGCGAGTGGAATTACGACAATGGCTGCGAAAATTGCACGATGAAGTGCCGGTTACGACGATTTTTGTGACCCACGATCAGGAAGAGGCGTTTGAGGTTGCCGACAAAGTTGTGGTGATGAACAGTGGGCGAATTGAACAACAAGGCACACCACAGGAAGTGTTTGACCACCCCGCTAATGAATTTGTGATGGACTTTCTGGGCCATGTGAACGTCTTCCACGGTCGGGTGCATGAAGGAAAGGCAATTGTAGGCGATCTGGAATTTGACCTTCCCTATTCTCAGGTGAATGGCCCCACGAAAGTGTTCATTCGGCCGCACGATCTGGATCTGGATGTGCAGACAAATGGCACTGCTTGCCTTCAGGCGACCGTACGTCATGTCACGCCTTCGGGTTCTGTCACCCGTGTTACTGTGGTGGTGGTCAGTACCGGCATGGAACTGCATGTCGACCTGCCACCGGCACGCTATGCGGAATTGCAGATCAAAAAGGGCGACACGGTCTATGCGATGCCTAAAAAGATTCGGGTATTTGAACCAGAATATTCGATTTAA
- a CDS encoding alpha-ketoglutarate-dependent dioxygenase AlkB, translating to MPSPIELGLAVLTPEFLQNHENLYKLFATGIKWDERIRARKVASFGMPYNYSGTVWPASPVPSFLQELFVMLAEKVQYLPNNCLANFYPTGESTMGFHSDSIEELEPGTGIIIMSLGSPRTMVFRNNVNRSEQHQLILQPGSLFHMSAELQEHWQHAIQAEPDITAGRVSLSFRKLKMNLITQSH from the coding sequence TTGCCTTCACCAATTGAGCTGGGATTGGCGGTTTTAACCCCCGAATTCCTTCAGAATCACGAAAATCTGTACAAATTGTTCGCAACAGGCATTAAGTGGGATGAACGTATTCGAGCCCGCAAAGTTGCCAGTTTCGGCATGCCATACAACTATTCTGGTACAGTATGGCCCGCTTCACCAGTTCCTTCATTTTTACAAGAACTTTTTGTGATGCTTGCTGAAAAAGTGCAGTACTTACCAAACAATTGTCTGGCAAATTTTTATCCCACCGGAGAATCAACGATGGGATTTCATTCTGACTCCATCGAAGAGTTAGAGCCTGGAACTGGAATCATTATTATGTCGCTTGGCTCTCCCAGAACAATGGTTTTTCGCAATAATGTGAACCGGTCAGAACAGCACCAACTGATACTCCAGCCAGGATCACTTTTCCATATGTCTGCGGAATTACAGGAGCACTGGCAGCATGCAATTCAAGCTGAACCGGACATAACCGCTGGTCGAGTAAGTTTGTCTTTTCGAAAGTTAAAGATGAATTTGATTACTCAATCGCACTGA
- a CDS encoding ATP-grasp domain-containing protein — protein sequence MPTLILSPRFSEDSQALWRAAGKLGWKVERLTNWHVPESIANTADPVFYLEGLFASTIAEQFGRILPLPPANWLPSLPAEFRKRNIELLPALAARQINHAAFFKPPNDKSFPAGIYQSGAALPTDIGENESILVAEIVSWEKEFRCFLLNREPQALSVYLRDGQSQKDQEYSAADVEIAEAEAFIQSICADTRIELPPAIVLDVGVIAERGWAVVELNAAWGSGIYGCDPVAVLHVLEQASRPVEKP from the coding sequence ATGCCAACACTCATTCTGTCACCACGGTTTTCGGAAGATTCGCAAGCACTCTGGCGTGCAGCCGGAAAGCTTGGTTGGAAGGTGGAACGATTGACCAACTGGCATGTCCCAGAATCAATCGCCAATACAGCAGATCCTGTTTTTTATCTGGAAGGACTTTTTGCCAGCACCATCGCAGAACAATTCGGGCGTATTTTACCTCTGCCACCGGCGAATTGGCTACCCTCACTACCAGCGGAATTCCGAAAGCGAAATATTGAGTTGCTCCCTGCACTAGCTGCTCGCCAGATTAACCACGCTGCCTTTTTCAAACCACCCAATGACAAAAGTTTTCCTGCAGGAATCTACCAGAGTGGAGCGGCGTTACCCACCGACATCGGAGAAAATGAATCGATATTGGTAGCTGAAATCGTTTCGTGGGAAAAAGAATTCCGCTGTTTTCTCCTGAACCGAGAGCCACAGGCACTGTCTGTTTATCTTCGGGATGGGCAATCACAAAAAGACCAGGAATATTCTGCAGCAGACGTTGAAATTGCAGAAGCTGAAGCGTTTATTCAGTCCATTTGTGCTGATACGAGAATTGAATTACCCCCAGCAATTGTCCTTGATGTGGGGGTGATTGCTGAGCGTGGCTGGGCAGTAGTTGAGTTAAACGCTGCCTGGGGATCGGGAATATATGGTTGTGATCCTGTTGCAGTTTTACACGTACTCGAACAGGCATCTAGACCTGTCGAAAAGCCTTAA
- the ftsY gene encoding signal recognition particle-docking protein FtsY, translated as MIGKFFSRLKKGLSKTRDAFSSVIDLIRGRGKVDKAFLDELERRLFLADVGVKSTGIIVERVRQAFQDKEVTDDVQAFVQAQLREMLNDPSPGIHFQPTGPTVVMIVGVNGSGKTTTIAKLANRLKEDGKKVVVAACDTFRAAAVEQLTIWCERIGCDIVKNNQGSDPASVAHDACEKAKARGFDVLIVDTAGRLHTQTHLMRELEKIHKVIQRQIGGAPHETLMVLDATTGQNAVTQAQMFSKSVQCTGIILTKLDGSAKGGSIFAIKEAVGLPVKYVGVGEALEDLDLFHPDDFVNALFQ; from the coding sequence ATGATTGGTAAATTTTTCTCCCGACTGAAGAAAGGCCTCAGCAAGACCCGCGATGCCTTTTCCAGCGTCATCGACCTGATTCGTGGGCGGGGCAAGGTCGACAAAGCCTTTCTTGATGAACTGGAACGTCGGCTTTTCCTGGCTGATGTGGGTGTCAAATCTACAGGAATCATCGTCGAGCGGGTACGGCAAGCTTTTCAGGACAAGGAAGTAACCGATGACGTGCAGGCTTTTGTGCAGGCACAGTTGCGGGAAATGCTCAATGATCCATCCCCAGGGATCCATTTTCAACCTACTGGGCCGACGGTGGTGATGATTGTGGGTGTGAACGGTTCCGGTAAGACCACCACCATTGCCAAATTAGCCAACCGCTTAAAAGAAGATGGCAAAAAAGTAGTCGTTGCAGCCTGCGATACCTTTCGGGCGGCTGCAGTCGAACAATTGACCATCTGGTGCGAGCGGATTGGTTGCGACATTGTGAAAAACAATCAGGGGAGCGACCCTGCCAGCGTGGCCCACGATGCCTGCGAAAAAGCCAAAGCACGTGGCTTCGATGTTCTGATTGTCGATACCGCAGGTCGCCTACACACGCAGACCCACCTGATGCGGGAATTAGAAAAAATTCATAAAGTGATCCAGCGACAGATCGGTGGGGCTCCTCATGAAACTTTAATGGTTCTGGATGCCACCACTGGGCAGAATGCGGTCACTCAGGCCCAGATGTTCAGCAAATCGGTGCAGTGTACAGGAATTATTCTCACGAAACTGGATGGCAGTGCGAAAGGTGGCTCCATTTTTGCCATTAAAGAAGCTGTCGGCCTACCAGTAAAGTACGTGGGTGTGGGCGAAGCCCTGGAAGACCTCGATCTGTTCCACCCTGACGATTTTGTGAATGCCCTGTTTCAATAA
- a CDS encoding DUF6268 family outer membrane beta-barrel protein — translation MALHEMRKSGIAQRMESFHRSVMQSLFGLFCAAFLMIGSAAGQAPPQAIASGPDSPPAGRGRSQGNPLESAGFDGPGMGKPGYRATWYPSQPITQSPAEMSLFRQGISAGYPIWREENDTVLLMAGVRNTQFSTSAILPDSRKPFPDELWAIDTGIMYIHKFDNGWSGAVRASLGSASDKPYDSMDEINLNFFGFLQTQVSNDTDYWIFSIFYSPMGNLTFPIPGIAYLWKPSEQFNMSIGIPFSIKWTPIEDLTLTFSYLPVININARANYRVRDGFELYGGFEWLNEAYFLADRSERRDRFLVFEKRLITGIRWDLCPHAVLDLNGGYAFDRYFGQGQNLFSNMRDRLDIGSGAFVGANLIVKW, via the coding sequence ATGGCGTTGCATGAAATGCGGAAATCGGGTATCGCCCAGCGAATGGAGAGCTTCCACCGATCTGTCATGCAATCACTCTTTGGATTGTTTTGTGCTGCCTTCCTGATGATCGGAAGTGCTGCTGGTCAGGCACCACCACAGGCCATTGCGTCTGGCCCCGATTCCCCACCTGCAGGCAGAGGCAGGTCACAGGGCAATCCCCTGGAAAGCGCTGGCTTCGATGGGCCAGGAATGGGGAAGCCCGGCTATCGTGCCACGTGGTATCCATCCCAACCGATCACTCAGTCGCCAGCCGAAATGAGCCTCTTCCGGCAGGGAATCTCCGCAGGTTATCCCATCTGGCGGGAAGAAAATGACACTGTTTTACTGATGGCGGGAGTCCGGAATACCCAGTTTTCTACGTCAGCAATCCTGCCAGATTCCCGCAAACCTTTCCCAGATGAATTATGGGCCATCGATACAGGCATCATGTACATTCACAAGTTTGACAATGGCTGGTCAGGTGCCGTTCGAGCCTCGCTCGGTTCGGCCAGCGATAAGCCCTATGACAGCATGGATGAAATTAATCTGAATTTCTTCGGCTTTCTGCAGACTCAGGTGAGTAACGATACCGATTATTGGATTTTTTCGATCTTCTATTCACCCATGGGCAACCTGACTTTTCCGATCCCTGGGATTGCCTATCTCTGGAAACCATCAGAACAGTTCAATATGAGCATTGGGATTCCTTTTTCCATCAAGTGGACCCCCATTGAAGATCTGACCCTGACTTTTTCCTATTTGCCAGTCATTAACATCAATGCCAGAGCCAATTATCGAGTGCGAGATGGCTTTGAACTTTATGGTGGCTTTGAATGGTTGAACGAAGCCTATTTTTTAGCGGATCGATCGGAACGTCGAGATCGATTTCTGGTATTTGAGAAAAGGTTAATTACTGGCATCCGGTGGGATCTCTGTCCCCACGCGGTTCTTGATCTCAACGGTGGTTATGCCTTTGATCGTTACTTTGGACAGGGACAGAACCTGTTTTCAAACATGCGCGACCGCCTCGATATAGGCAGTGGGGCCTTTGTGGGTGCCAACCTGATCGTGAAATGGTGA
- a CDS encoding shikimate kinase, with the protein MKMNNIALIGYRGSGKSTVAKLLAANLGWDSVDTDEMVVETAQKSIRQIFEEDGEATFREYEKVCLEYILEHEQLVIATGGGIIIQPENCARLRQNAWVVFLDLPPVQLWQRIQADTQTTENRPNLAGGGREEIETILARRRPIYESLANDHLHISGMTPEEIVSAIIANLPGEKD; encoded by the coding sequence ATGAAAATGAATAACATTGCCTTGATTGGCTACCGGGGGTCTGGGAAATCGACTGTTGCAAAATTGCTGGCAGCCAACCTCGGTTGGGATTCGGTTGACACGGATGAAATGGTCGTGGAAACTGCACAGAAATCAATTCGCCAGATCTTCGAAGAGGATGGTGAAGCGACTTTTCGAGAATATGAGAAAGTGTGCCTCGAATACATTCTGGAGCACGAGCAATTAGTGATTGCTACCGGGGGCGGGATCATTATTCAGCCAGAAAACTGTGCCAGATTACGCCAGAATGCGTGGGTTGTCTTTCTGGATCTGCCACCAGTGCAATTGTGGCAGCGAATTCAGGCTGATACCCAGACCACCGAAAACCGGCCCAACCTGGCAGGTGGCGGGCGTGAAGAAATCGAAACAATTCTCGCGCGCAGACGGCCCATTTATGAGTCCCTTGCAAACGATCACTTGCATATCTCAGGCATGACCCCTGAAGAAATCGTCAGCGCGATTATCGCCAACTTGCCGGGTGAAAAGGACTGA